In the Helianthus annuus cultivar XRQ/B chromosome 11, HanXRQr2.0-SUNRISE, whole genome shotgun sequence genome, one interval contains:
- the LOC110887667 gene encoding uncharacterized protein LOC110887667, whose protein sequence is MSESESPGEVNQVLNTSTPGTSRTHVAIPTSFSTPGSTPEFLTFNTPTPSRSGVPSPNVGVSDTPTRVELTPEGVANNFLELRSFLNQYVNRERDKGVRIRLDYDEPEPTLSPGPPVPPFISRDEAGPSHPPNPNPYLSARPNPTAYPLFSSQPVASGAPLGHELTLDQLLQSPVTSIPPSTTTSWEQALSVLPLAQSAVMSTPL, encoded by the coding sequence ATGTCAGAAAGTGAATCTCCGGGAGAAGTAAATCAGGTTCTAAACACCTCTACCCCGGGTACTAGCCGTACTCATGTGGCTATACCAACTTCTTTCTCAACTCCGGGGAGCACTCCCGAGTTTCTCACTTTCAACACCCCAACTCCGTCCAGATCCGGAGTCCCTTCCCCCAATGTTGGCGTCTCTGACACACCAACACGTGTTGAGCTTACCCCTGAAGGGGTTGCCAACAATTTCCTTGAGTTGAGGTCTTTCCTCAACCAATATGTTAATAGGGAAAGGGACAAGGGAGTGAGGATTCGTCTAGACTATGATGAGCCAGAACCAACGCTATCTCCGGGACCTCccgtccctccttttatatctaGGGATGAGGCTGGTCCCAGTCATCCTCCAAATCCTAACCCGTATCTGTCCGCAAGGCCGAATCCTACAGCATACCCTCTCTTCTCGTCCCAACCAGTTGCAAGCGGTGCTCCATTGGGCCATGAGCTGACCCTTgaccagctcctacagtccccGGTGACGAGTATTCCGCCCTCAACAACAACTTCATGGGAACAAGCCTTGTCGGTACTCCCCTTGGCACAAAGTGCCGTTATGAGCACCCCCTTGTGA
- the LOC110889408 gene encoding 2-pyrone synthase, with amino-acid sequence MTSFQKIIDVETIRETQRARGLATILAIGTATPLSYINQDDYADYYFRVTNSEHMIKLKEKFKRICDKTMIKKRFMLLTEEFLKENPNMCEYTSPSLNTRQDLLITAVPKLGKEAAIKAIEEWGLSKSKITHLIFCTTSGIDMPGADFQLTKLLGLSPMVNRLMVYQQGCSSGGMALRLAKDLAENNKGSRVLVVCADSMASFFRGPSENHVDSLVCQALFGDGAAAIIVGSDPDLSTENPLFEIVSANQTIIPDTETAMTLHLREEGFESYLHKDVPKRISENIESALKRALSPLGLSDWNSLFWIVHPGGRAILDNVELKLNLDKEKLRASRHVLSEYGNLSGACVLFIINEMRNKSKEDGESTTGEGLDWGVLFGFGPGLTIESVVLRSHPVTTLVGTKS; translated from the exons ATGACATCGTTTCAAAAGATCATAGATGTCGAAACAATCCGAGAGACACAACGAGCACGAGGTCTAGCCACCATTCTTGCTATTGGCACTGCAACTCCTCTCAGTTATATTAATCAAGATGATTACGCCGACTATTATTTTCGCGTTACAAACAGCGAGCATATGATTAAGCTTAAAGAGAAGTTTAAACGCATAT GTGACAAGACAATGATCAAGAAGCGATTCATGCTGCTCACCGAAGAGTTTCTAAAAGAAAATCCCAACATGTGCGAGTATACAAGTCCATCTTTAAACACTCGCCAAGACTTGTTGATCACTGCAGTCCCAAAGCTTGGCAAGGAAGCCGCTATCAAAGCTATCGAAGAGTGGGGACTCTCGAAATCTAAGATCACCCATCTCATCTTTTGCACCACCTCGGGAATCGACATGCCTGGTGCTGACTTTCAACTCACCAAGCTACTTGGTCTCTCCCCTATGGTCAATCGGCTCATGGTATACCAACAG GGCTGTTCGTCAGGGGGCATGGCCCTTCGTCTAGCCAAGGACCTTGCTGAAAACAATAAGGGTTCACGTGTCCTTGTTGTCTGCGCAGATAGCATGGCTTCTTTTTTCCGGGGACCTAGTGAGAACCATGTTGATTCTTTAGTTTGTCAAGCCCTTTTTGGAGACGGAGCTGCTGCAATCATCGTGGGTTCAGATCCGGATTTATCTACTGAAAATCCGTTGTTTGAAATTGTTTCTGCAAATCAAACAATCATACCGGACACTGAGACAGCAATGACCTTACACTTGAGGGAGGAAGGATTTGAATCTTACTTGCACAAGGATGTACCGAAGAGGATCTCTGAGAATATAGAGAGCGCGCTAAAGCGTGCGCTGTCTCCACTAGGTCTAAGTGACTGGAACTCACTGTTTTGGATAGTTCATCCTGGTGGTAGAGCCATACTCGACAACGTGGAGCTAAAGCTTAACCTCGATAAGGAGAAGTTGAGGGCTAGTAGGCACGTGCTAAGTGAATATGGAAACTTGTCGGGTGCATGTGTGTTGTTCATCATCAATGAGATGAGAAACAAATCTAAGGAGGATGGGGAAAGTACGACCGGTGAAGGTTTAGATTGGGGCGTTTTGTTTGGGTTTGGCCCGGGTTTGACAATTGAATCGGTTGTTCTTCGCAGCCATCCCGTGACTACTCTTGTTGGCACCAAAAGTTGA